The window TATGAATTTATGAAGCCACACTGTTGTAATTGTTGCAGTATTTGGTACATCTGCAATTAACGCAAATAATTAGTCTCAGATGTCAGGTGGTAACTTAGAGTTAAATGAAATGTAAGGTTGGGTGGAAAACATTAAACCTTGGCCTTTCAGCATATATGGTTTTATACTTACTGATTAATGACTTCTCTGTGTGCTTACTTTAGTTTTTTACACACCACGGTTTTTGTACTATTTTCGAAGTAAGTAAGATATCATCTTGCAGCCATGACAAAAGGTTCTCCATCTGTTGATTTAGCTCATGATTAGTGTGAAATGGCAGGCTGTTTAAATGCTCTACATGCTCTGCTGTTGTTGTCTCAGGACACAGAAGGATGACTCCCCTCAGAACCCATACATGTTTGTGTCTTACGATGGGACAGTCTCTTTCGATGAAGACATGAAGGTGGTAAGCACCTGCAAGATGGACGTCCACAAGTTCCCCTTTGACACACAGGAATGCAACATTTCCATTGGTTCTGCCATATACTGTGGTGAGTAAGAAATGTTTGCATTTCAGTCAGTGCTGTGACTGCTGTGATTTTATTTCCCCTCGCAATTTCTATCCCTTCTCTTTTCACAGCTGAAGAAATTACACTTCTTCCTTTCTCAAACTCCTCTCGGGCCACCCAGTTTTCCCGAGAGGTCATGAAAACTCAGGGAGAGTGGGAGTTCCTGTGTCTGTCCGTCAACAATACCACAGTCAGCTACGAAGATGAAAACTGGAAACAACTCATATACACTGTACGCAACTACAGGAGAGACAAACCTAACTAACAAATCGAAAAAGACAATGCAACTGTTCAGAGAAACACAATGAATACAGAGTATGAAGGCGTGAATGGTTTGTAAATAAGTATCCAGATTTCAGCCTTATGAAAGGGACATTTTGTAGGGTTAAAGTTGGGTTGTATGAAGTACTTATGAGCTGTTAGTGTCTTATCTGCAGTAGATGGCAGTCGGAGCTCTCATCAGCTGAGTCCATCAAAAGTTGTCAGACTTGTTGGACAGACAAGAAAAAATCCCTAAAAGCAGGTATATGAGTTTTTATATAATCAAAACGGTAAACGGAAGAGTATTTTTCCTGAATTGTTTTCATCGCTAATCAAAGTTGATATTTGcagaatatttatttataaaagaaGCTCTTCTGGAAGCTCATATTTAGCTTAGGATTCTGAAATTTCGCTATATTTTATGAACCACCgctgtttgtgttttaatttaaaGTCCCCCTAAATACGTACTTTTGGTTTGTAAATTCTCGATTTGATTTTTGTCACCCCTGCCCACACATTTCAAATACAGGGACATAGATTCACGATAGACATAGAAGGACTTTCTGGTTTTGGAGAACAAAAGATGGCAAATTTTAACAGTGATCCACCAATTAAACTCAGATCTATGTTGTGTTCAGTCAGCCTTTGCATTGTGAAATAACTGGTATGACATAGTAAGTGCGGCCACTGTCAAAATACTCTATTTTGTGTTCTCTAAAGGAAGAggtgaaaacacaaaaaaatctttGAGCACAGATTTGAAAAACTGTCAACAGATTGTGACTCTATTGATCGAGCACGCTTTATCAACCCAGAATACAGATTTGTCTTTTTCCTCAGAGGCTTTGTGTTCCCTCAATTCAAACAATAGAaaaataacatatatatataacatattgTTTAATGATGTCGTTATATATTGTGGGCCCATGACAGATGCAGTGTTCACTGCTAATAAAAGTttaattgttgttttgtttgaattgaatagtTGCAAGGATAGATTTAGCCAATGTAGCATTACTTGCAAACGGCGAATTCAATCGTTTGCTGTcccagtaataataataatgataatacattttatttacaggCGTCTTTCATGGCactcaaggtcaccttacaaaaacaacaacaaaaatgattaaaaataatcaaaatcGCTAAACGCAAAGAGAGTTAGAGGAGGCCCGTTTAAAAAGGTGGGTTTTCAGATGGGATTCGAAAGTGGAGAATGAGTTCCTGATGCTGGGGGGCGGGGAGTTCCAGAGACGGGGGGCAGAGCGGCTGAAAGCTCTCTCTTGAATTCAAATGAATAAGACATAAACTTCAAGAATAAACTTAGAATTCAAATCCAAATCAAACAGTTTAAGCTCAGATATATGTAATGTAtatgacaacattttttttaattcaatccAATCCCTCATCTCTGAAATAAGTTTCTGACTCTACCATTGCCATAATCTCTGAACCTTTTCCCAGGTTACCATAAAAAGGAGACCCCTCCTCCATGTAATCAACTTCCTGTTGCCCATCCTTTTCTTCCTGATTCTGGATCTCGCCTCCTTTTTCATCGCTGACCATCGAGGGGAGAAGCTGGGTTTCAAAGTCACCGTGCTGCTGGCCATCTCTGTTCTGCTGCTCATCCTGAACGACATCCTGCCCTCTATGTCCAACAAGACTCCACTCATAGGTACATGCTCTCACCTCAAGGGACATATTTCACTGagaatacaaaaacaaacagtagTTATCCCCTGTTTCCTCCTCTCAGCGACCTACTGCATTGTGATCTTTGCCCTGATGCTGCTCAGCCTGTTGGAGACGATCTTGGTTACGCATTTAATGGAAAAACAGTCCCAAGACAAGGACAGGCTGCAGGGAGACTGGGAGGACAAACGCAAACAAGTCAACACTGAAAACAGTAATGCAGGTAAAAGTCACACTACATTTCCAGGCTTCCCTCAATAAATATTGTAGTGCTTTCACATGTAATCGAGCTTTGTGATGGCAGTATCAACTTGTTGGTTTAATATGTGATCAAACCCCATCCGCACAGTCCGGATGAAGCAGACTGTCTTAATTCTTTAAAacctttttcacttttatttatttattcattttggtgCAGCATTATTATCTGCTTTGTTCTCTGTGTTTTTTCAGAGGATGAAAAACAGACTTGCTGCCCCTGCATCTGTACAGTGTCTGTCAGCAAGAAGCAGCATGAGCTCCTGCCTGTTATCGAAGAGGTACAGTATTAGAGGTGTAGATATTTTTCAGTTCTAAAGATGCATCTCGATGTGGACGTGAACGTTTCTCCATCGATGCAAGAATGGAACCTAATCGAGAATTTGAAGCGGACATTAAAGCTGCACGTGTTGTTACAGCAGCACTAGTATAGTTTGTGAAACGTACATGTGCTTCTAACTCATTGAAGCACATGTACGTACACTGACTCATTtcccaatcaatcaatcaatcaatcaattatactttattaatccccgaggggaaaTTCCAAATTCCAATTtctgggcctgaaactgccctgtAGTGCTTGGGGGCTGAGATACCACAGGTCATGACTTTGGTTTCCAGGCCAGGCCAAGCCAATCAcgatgagaaagagaaacacaagttactGATAATAATGATATCATATTTACATGGAGAATAAAGAGAGCAGAGCGAGAAaaagtgcatcatgggaggtcacccagcagtctaggcctaaaacatcataactatgggatgtgtCAGGGTCACCTGATCCATCAGCTTTATCAAAACAGATGTTTTTAAGCCTAATCTATGTAAAGAtggagagggtgtctgctttcTGAACCCAAACTGTTAGcatattccacaagagaggggcctgaagacagaaggatctgcctcccgttctacttttagaaactctaggaACCACAAATGAAACGTcacagtctgagagcaaagtgctctgttcgGAAAATATCGAAGTAggtctttaagatatgatggaacTTTATATGAGTGGAGAGGaattttaaatcattttctcgatttaacagggagccaatgcagAGTAGCTAAGCAAATTTCTCCtgctagttctcatcagaactctggctgcagcattttggatcagctgaaggcgtTTCAGAGACTttttgggacagcccaataatgaATAATTACCTTAGTCcagtcttgaagtaacaaattcctggaccagtttttctgcatcactctgagacaggatgttcctattTTTGGCAATTaaacgaaggtgaaagaaggcagtcctagaaacctgtttaatcctggtcaaaaataacatcAAGGTTTCTGGAATCCCAGGttatgccatctagagtaactaaaTACATAGAACGTGTCTTTCTGAGGCTGAattcaatatttattttttgtagtCTTTTACTGTAACATTATTGTGACTTTGTCTTCAGTTCAAGAAAGAAAGCTTCATGTGGCTTGCTCTCTAATGCAACTCTGTGATCGTGTGCAGGTGAACAACAGTTTTCAGACAGGAGACTCTCAtgtcctgctgatgatcctggaGGAGCTGAAAAAGTTACAGAAAACTGTGAATCTGCACTTCAGCAGCAGAGAAGAGCAAGTGAAGTCCGCCTGCTGCGCCAACAGAATAAACAGTGTTTTTTTCACCTTCTACGTCATCACCGTGACGCTGTTTCTATCCTTCATCTTCATGGAGTGGAACTCCTAAAATGTGTTGACCATACTTTCTTTATTGTAGATCTGTGTCAAATAATCATGGTTTTGCTCAAGTATTTGTTAATGTCAGTAACATTGCTGACTTTATTAGCAAAGTCAATAGGTGATATGTAAAATTAACTGTAAATCTGTGCTGTGTTATACACAGATTCCGTATTGTATAATACAGTATATCTGCCTAGTTGAAACTGAAGTTAATCGAGGAAATAGGCATGTTGTGGAGAGATTGGACAGTGTCACGATCGCGTGGctttggtgttgttgttgtggttttCTCTGTGCTTGAGAGCATTTATTTAGGTGTTGGAAGTCACAACCAACTCAAAAAACAACcctggcattttgttttgggcTCCCTGCATCTAAAATTGTCATTCAAATTTGCGGGGGGAAACTTAACAAGGTTATCCTTCCTCTTCCCTCTGCATCCCCTTCAAGCTTCAACTTCAGATATTGCTGCATTCGCTGTACCCCAGAAATGGAAAGTTAGAACTCTTTTGCTcttggtttttgttttgctgttaGCATTGTTTGGTGTGTGAATAGCTCATTCATTTCTCATACCTTTTAATAATGAGCTCTAAGGGATATTAAGTATTACAGATTATAAAAGGGGCAGGCTCTGAGGAAGATCGGGGCAGAGTGGAGTCAGGTAGGTCACACTTCAGGACAGAGCtttaaaaaactgaaagaaaaagaagttgCTGTAGTGACCCTGAGTTAATTTGATCAAAGCATGACTCAGACAATTTAAGACCTCAATTATGtcaattaatgtaaaataatagTTTGATTAATTTGTAAATTAGAGCAGAGTTGTATCTGACCAGTTAATGATGTAGATAATTAACCTTTACTTCACATTTTATTACATCCACAAGTCCATTTAATACAGTTCTCTCTCTGTTCTCAGGTTGCCAAAGCAGAAAAGTCCCTGTGAAATCTACATGTATGTCTCACTATAATTGTCgtagagcaaagaaaaaacacgCACATCcgtctcaaaaaaaaaagttatgggTGCAGGACTAGCAAAGTAacatgaaaactgaaaataaagtccgcACACCAATCTCCCGTTTCTCAATTTAATGTGACGTTTCGGGCAGCCTGCCCTTCCTCAGGCTGCCCGAAACGTCACATTAAATTGAGAAACGGGAGATTGGTGTgcggactttattttcagttttcatgtCTCACTATAATTAACAGTATATAGAACAGTATCTGACCCAACAATGAGCAAAAAGACACTTCAGAGGTATTATTGATCATATTTTGGAATCTATGAATTCCTCAAAATGATGATTTTTCAAATTTGAGCATAAAGACAGGCAGAAACCGGTCATGCCACTGAGgctgaccaatcagaacagGCTGGGCTTAATTGGTACAGGAGGCAGAGACATCCCAAGAGAAGTCGGAAGAGGACATATCTCTTATCTAAGACAGGCTCACAAGCAAAACATGGATACTTGAAATAAAACAACTGTAGAAAAGAATCTTTAtatttgacatttaaaaaaagacatttactCTACTAAACCCTACTCAATCTGATCAATCATGGAGGATTGAATATAAAAATGTACAGCCTACATCTTAAATCCTTCACTCCATAGAAAAGCTTGTTTGACATTTGTGGATATTTTGgaaacacatgcacaaacaagaCTCTCCAACCCCACCGACGTGTGTAACTGTTCTCATTATCTTACCATTCAATCTTTCCACTCTGTCCTGCTTCTGTCTTCTTTCACCTTGCAGCTCATATGTCACTCAGACGTTAAACCAATCACCTTCATCATCAGCGGCCTGATATCCTGTGTATCATAATCGGCAAAAGTTTCTCAAAACTATCTGTTATTATCAATGGATAAACAAGTGGGACATTGACTGATTTCCTAAAGGCACAGATTTAAGGATGACTcatttctttattattgtaGGATTGTTATGTTTGGGGTGATCTATGCTTTCAGAATTTGCAAATATTGCAGTACAAACTCCTAAAATAAAGCTGATCCAGCCCAGAGTTTAACGATCGgagagattttctttttatgaaaTTCTGCCACCTTTTTGTTGTCGATGGGTTTTAAATtccttgttttttgtgttttagtgtatttttgtttgttgaaTTTCCACGGGGGTTTGTTGTGTTCTTTGTTGTAGTGTTAATCTCGCCCTTTGATTCGGATCAGTAGTCTAGTCTGTATTCTATTTCTGTTTTACCTTGAAATCGGTTTTCCTTCTCCATAAGTGTCAGGCctacaaaaatatatatctaaAGCAGGTGAacaatatctgaaagtgatgtccttaagaaagaggaaaacatccagcaaagacctgacacaggagctgagagatgcatctggaccttcagctgatccatctgctgttggcccaagcctcattagaaatgggctccatggaagggtggctgtcaggaagccgttcttaaggaagggaaacagggagaaaaggctgagctgtgccaaaggacacaagaagtgggctgaaaatcagtggcagcaggtctgatggagggatgaatcctccccagagcccggagctcaacattactgaagcagtgtgggatcatgttggcagagaacgcaacaaaaggcagcccacatccaaagaagagctttgggatgtccttcaagaagcctggagaactattcctgaagactccttaaagaaaggacagaaagcttgtataagagggttcaggctgtgttgaagaataaaggtgctcagaccaaatattgactttaaaGCCAGTTAGTATTGtacaaactgtttttaccttatatactgtatttaccATTAATATATATTTGCATATGTTTGAGTAGGATTTGAGTGATGAGTCAAGATATTAGTAAAGTACTCTATATATTCCATAGAGTGAGTGACCATTTCCTTTTTCTGTCTGGAAGAACTTGTGCTTACGCATGTCGTGTGGGTGTAACCACCATAGGCGAATGGCTGACTAATGGGAATGAAAAAATTAACCACAAATTCACATTAAGAATCGATGGCTCTGTTTGCCCAGCCCCCTTCCAGTATCAGACAATGACATTATTATCACAAAATATTCTGTAGCAGCCCCAGACAGCtctgaaaggaaaagaaaacacatgaCCACTGCAGATTTTGATGGACGGTGTGGCAGTCATGATACTTGCTGGCTTGCTCTTTCTGCTTTTCATTTCAGGTAAGTTTGAATATCGTTCAGAAAGATGCAAGAGGGGTAAGAAATATTCTTCAGTTTGCACGAGTTAAACATATTTCCTGATTTTTACTTTAATGGTACTTGTCATTTATTAATTTAAGAGTTACTTGTAATGGTGTTTGTACTGTTAAAATGAACCTGAATTGATTAGCCAGTGTAGTGTTTTTGTCTTGTCAAGGGTTTCAACACACGTTTCATCTTTGTAAATTTGGAATTAAAGAGTTCAGGGGTTGAGAATGGAAAAGAAGCACACAAATATTAAAACCTTGTTAAAAACAGCTTATAATATCAAAAACATTAGATTTGCATCAGAATAATGATAACACGTTGTTGTCTTTGATTTGAGTGAAATTCTTTTTCAATGCTGTCAAATAGATTAATTCATTTATCAAGAAATACTCACAGTAATAAATAATTAGTGGATTGATCAGATaaaacctctcagtcctgccgACGCCCATCTCATAATGGTCTCTTTGGGACCACAATCGCTGCATGCTACTGAAGATATTTATGTGCTGGTTTTTTATAGTTTGATCATGAATTAACCGACTGAGTGACACAGACTAACTATGGTTCTGAGGACTGGATTAAAGTAAAGAGGGTTCTTTTTATTAGAATAATTCATTTAATCCTTATTTTGCGGTAGATGGGGTTTCCTTTGAGACCAACTGCAGTTATCAGGATGTTTTAAACTACTTAAACCTGACCAGAAACAACGAGCTCTACTCCATGACCAGGCCAGTTAAAAACTACAAACGTCCAACACTGGTCACCTTGGAGGTTCTGCTTTATGCCATCTTAGATGTGGTAAGtatgtctttattttaaagtttttcaAATAACAGAGTGCTGCTAATCTTTGTTACTGTAGGCTTTCAGGCTCGTTGTCTAATACCAACCAGATATAAACGCTTCTATCAAAATATCGGTTAAAAAAAGACACAGACACTGCACTTTTTCTGTTCAATTGTTGATTTTGTGCTTTGTTTATGGAAATTTACATTTCTATAGACTTTCTGATAATTACATGATTGATTTATTACATGATTAATTGATGATCAAGACCAATTTAATTTCTGTGATACAAGTTTGTGCCGATGGTTGAAATTTGAGTGTAAAGACTGTCAGTAGGGAGAAAAGACTGAACAGCGTGACTCCACATATGTTCAGAATCCAAAACCAGCAGATGTAATGCTCGctatttaaacaaattaggtttgcttctcaaaaacaGAAAGTGTTGCACATTTCTGAATtgctttacttatttattcattgtaAAAATGAAGTTTTTCCATTAGTTTTGTGCTTGCCCATGTTACTGCCTGTGATACTGCCACTGTAATTGTCAAGTAAATGAATTaagttaaattcaattcaaacttaTTTGTATGGCACCAAATCACAACTA of the Odontesthes bonariensis isolate fOdoBon6 chromosome 23, fOdoBon6.hap1, whole genome shotgun sequence genome contains:
- the LOC142374362 gene encoding 5-hydroxytryptamine receptor 3A-like, which produces MICVAFLLLVILTDGASYEVCSYHDVLDYLNLTTNDLAFKLTRPVLDHTHTTVVKLDIILYAILAVVEKTQTFVPFIWASVKWNDERISWDPAQFCGITKISIPKDLLWRPDLFIYEMTQKDDSPQNPYMFVSYDGTVSFDEDMKVVSTCKMDVHKFPFDTQECNISIGSAIYCAEEITLLPFSNSSRATQFSREVMKTQGEWEFLCLSVNNTTVSYEDENWKQLIYTVTIKRRPLLHVINFLLPILFFLILDLASFFIADHRGEKLGFKVTVLLAISVLLLILNDILPSMSNKTPLIATYCIVIFALMLLSLLETILVTHLMEKQSQDKDRLQGDWEDKRKQVNTENSNAEDEKQTCCPCICTVSVSKKQHELLPVIEEVNNSFQTGDSHVLLMILEELKKLQKTVNLHFSSREEQVKSACCANRINSVFFTFYVITVTLFLSFIFMEWNS